Proteins encoded together in one Miscanthus floridulus cultivar M001 chromosome 16, ASM1932011v1, whole genome shotgun sequence window:
- the LOC136510446 gene encoding uncharacterized protein encodes MDGGSMLNILYAEIPNKMKIPRSSLCSSGASFFEVVPGKEALPLGRIRLHVTFSKLDNFCKESLTIKVVDFSGMYHALLKRPCFTTFMVVTNYTYLKLKMLGHKGVITISANFQ; translated from the coding sequence ATGGATGGCGGAAGcatgctcaacatcctctatgccgaGATCCCCAACAAAATGAAGATTCCAAGAAGCAGCCTCTGCTCGAGTGGGGCGTCCTTCTTCGAAGTTGTCCCAGGCAAGGAAGCCTTGCCCCTTGGGCGTATCCGGCTCCATGTTACCTTTAGTAAGCTGGACAACTTCTGCAAGGAGTCGTTGACCATTAAGGTGGTGGACTTCTCAGGCATGTACCATGCCCTACTCAAGCGGCCATGTTTCACGACATTCATGGTTGTtaccaactacacctacctgaagttgaagatgttgGGCCACAAGGGAGTCATCACTATTAGTGCCAACTTCCAGTAG